From a single Helicoverpa armigera isolate CAAS_96S chromosome 7, ASM3070526v1, whole genome shotgun sequence genomic region:
- the LOC126056060 gene encoding metabotropic glutamate receptor 1-like: MRPAPLPCALVRLAAPALAGVYAAVLARTVRVARLVAACERRPASRPRLLSSRAQVCAWIALSAPGACTAVWSAVHWPAAPRLLHPGRARSVLACGGEHAVAQLSPLVPALVLLATCVVLAVRTRHLPHNLNETRFVGAAAYATCVMWVAFVPLYAASAARTATLCACVSLSAGACVALALGPRAWVCACRPARNTRAHFLTATSIRCHVGKYRAARGAERGEARRDAACQTAAARGAGRTCAAAGACARVVRTTHADATDVLIVLLQHQHALPDALAHEAPDLQLE, translated from the coding sequence ATGCGCCCAGCTCCGCTGCCGTGCGCACTGGTGCGTCTGGCGGCTCCTGCTCTCGCAGGCGTGTACGCGGCTGTGCTGGCGAGGACAGTGCGAGTGGCCCGGCTGGTGGCGGCCTGCGAGCGGCGGCCAGCATCTCGGCCGCGACTGCTGTCGTCGCGCGCACAGGTGTGCGCCTGGATAGCGCTAAGCGCGCCGGGCGCATGCACCGCGGTGTGGAGCGCGGTGCACTGGCCGGCCGCACCGCGCCTGCTGCACCCGGGGCGCGCACGCTCCGTGCTCGCGTGCGGCGGTGAGCACGCTGTGGCGCAACTGTCGCCGCTGGTGCCGGCGCTGGTGCTGCTGGCCACGTGCGTGGTGCTGGCTGTGCGCACGCGCCACCTGCCGCACAACTTGAACGAGACTCGGTTCGTGGGCGCGGCAGCGTACGCGACGTGCGTCATGTGGGTGGCGTTCGTACCGTTGtacgcggcgagcgcggcgcgcaCGGCCACGCTGTGCGCGTGCGTGTCGCTGTCGGCGGGCGCGTGCGTGGCGCTGGCGCTGGGCCCGCGCGCCTGGGTGTGCGCGTGCCGGCCGGCGCGCAACACGCGCGCGCACTTCCTCACCGCCACCTCCATCCGCTGCCACGTGGGCAAGTACcgcgcggcgcggggggcggAGCGCGGGGAGGCGCGGCGCGACGCGGCCTGCCagacggcggcggcgcgcggggcggggcggacgtgcgcggcggcgggcgcgtgCGCGCGGGTGGTGCGCACCACGCACGCCGATGCCACCGACGTGCTGATCGTGCTGCTGCAGCACCAGCACGCGCTGCCCGACGCGCTCGCACACGAGGCCCCAGACCTCCAGCTCGAATGA